One part of the Tachyglossus aculeatus isolate mTacAcu1 chromosome 26, mTacAcu1.pri, whole genome shotgun sequence genome encodes these proteins:
- the YIF1B gene encoding protein YIF1B isoform X1, whose product MNPAGGGGGPRQRKYPSKRRLPASSPGLGDPHQLFDDTSSGGQGRGFPARPPPPGVGYASPPQAFLSEPMSNFAVAYGSSLASQGKEIVDQNINRFIPVNKLKYYFAVDTVYVGKKLGLLVFPYMHQDWEVQYQQDTPVAPRFDINAPDLYIPAMAFITYILVAGLALGTQDRFSPDALGLQASSALAWLIVEVLAILLSLYLVTVNTDLTTIDLLAFSGYKYVGMIGGVVTGLLFGKVGYYLVLSWCCVAIFVFTIRTLRLKILSEAAAEGVLVRGARNQLRMYLTMAIAAAQPLFMYWLTFHLVR is encoded by the exons ATGAACCCGGCGGGAGGCGGGGGCGGACCCCGGCAGCGTAAGTACC CTTCCAAGAGACGACTGCCAGCCTCCAGCCCCGGCTTGGGGGACCCCCACCAGCTCTTTGATGACACCAGCTCCGGCGGCCAGGGCCGGGGcttcccggcccgccccccgcccccgggagtGGGCTACGCCTCACCCCCGCAGGCCTTCCTCTCCGAGCCCATGTCCAACTTTGCCGTGGCCTACGGGAGCAGCCTGGCCAGCCAGGGCAAGGAGATCGTGGACCAGAAC ATCAACCGCTTCATCCCCGTCAACAAGCTCAAGTACTACTTTGCTGTGGACACGGTGTACGTGGGGAAGAAGCTGGGCCTCCTGGTGTTTCCGTACATGCACCAG GACTGGGAGGTGCAGTATCAGCAGGACACGCCGGTGGCCCCGCGCTTCGATATCAACGCCCCAGATCTCTACATCCCAG CCATGGCCTTCATCACCTACATCCTGGTGGCAGGCTTAGCGCTGGGGACCCAGGACAG GTTTTCCCCCGACGCCCTGGGCCTGCAGGCCAGCTCGGCCCTGGCCTGGCTCATCGTCGAGGTCCTGGCCATCCTGCTTAGCCTCTACTTGGTCACGGTCAACACCGACCTCACCACCATCGACCTGCTCGCCTTCTCGGGGTACAAATACGTGGG GATGATCGGCGGCGTGGTGACCGGCCTGCTCTTCGGGAAAGTGGGCTACTACCTAGTCCTGAGCTGGTGCTGCGTGGCCATCTTTGTCTTCACG ATCCGGACCCTGCGGCTGAAGATCCTGTCGGAGGCGGCGGCCGAGGGGGTTCTGGTGCGCGGGGCCCGCAACCAGCTGCGCATGTACCTCACCATGGCCATTGCCGCCGCCCAGCCCCTCTTCATGTACTGGCTCACCTTCCACCTGGTCCGCTGA
- the YIF1B gene encoding protein YIF1B isoform X2 has translation MNPAGGGGGPRQPSKRRLPASSPGLGDPHQLFDDTSSGGQGRGFPARPPPPGVGYASPPQAFLSEPMSNFAVAYGSSLASQGKEIVDQNINRFIPVNKLKYYFAVDTVYVGKKLGLLVFPYMHQDWEVQYQQDTPVAPRFDINAPDLYIPAMAFITYILVAGLALGTQDRFSPDALGLQASSALAWLIVEVLAILLSLYLVTVNTDLTTIDLLAFSGYKYVGMIGGVVTGLLFGKVGYYLVLSWCCVAIFVFTIRTLRLKILSEAAAEGVLVRGARNQLRMYLTMAIAAAQPLFMYWLTFHLVR, from the exons ATGAACCCGGCGGGAGGCGGGGGCGGACCCCGGCAGC CTTCCAAGAGACGACTGCCAGCCTCCAGCCCCGGCTTGGGGGACCCCCACCAGCTCTTTGATGACACCAGCTCCGGCGGCCAGGGCCGGGGcttcccggcccgccccccgcccccgggagtGGGCTACGCCTCACCCCCGCAGGCCTTCCTCTCCGAGCCCATGTCCAACTTTGCCGTGGCCTACGGGAGCAGCCTGGCCAGCCAGGGCAAGGAGATCGTGGACCAGAAC ATCAACCGCTTCATCCCCGTCAACAAGCTCAAGTACTACTTTGCTGTGGACACGGTGTACGTGGGGAAGAAGCTGGGCCTCCTGGTGTTTCCGTACATGCACCAG GACTGGGAGGTGCAGTATCAGCAGGACACGCCGGTGGCCCCGCGCTTCGATATCAACGCCCCAGATCTCTACATCCCAG CCATGGCCTTCATCACCTACATCCTGGTGGCAGGCTTAGCGCTGGGGACCCAGGACAG GTTTTCCCCCGACGCCCTGGGCCTGCAGGCCAGCTCGGCCCTGGCCTGGCTCATCGTCGAGGTCCTGGCCATCCTGCTTAGCCTCTACTTGGTCACGGTCAACACCGACCTCACCACCATCGACCTGCTCGCCTTCTCGGGGTACAAATACGTGGG GATGATCGGCGGCGTGGTGACCGGCCTGCTCTTCGGGAAAGTGGGCTACTACCTAGTCCTGAGCTGGTGCTGCGTGGCCATCTTTGTCTTCACG ATCCGGACCCTGCGGCTGAAGATCCTGTCGGAGGCGGCGGCCGAGGGGGTTCTGGTGCGCGGGGCCCGCAACCAGCTGCGCATGTACCTCACCATGGCCATTGCCGCCGCCCAGCCCCTCTTCATGTACTGGCTCACCTTCCACCTGGTCCGCTGA